A DNA window from Pongo abelii isolate AG06213 chromosome 2, NHGRI_mPonAbe1-v2.0_pri, whole genome shotgun sequence contains the following coding sequences:
- the MST1R gene encoding macrophage-stimulating protein receptor isoform X7 encodes MELLPPLPQSFLLLLLLPAEPAAGEDWQCPRTPYAASRDFDVKYVVPSFSAGGLVQAMVTYEGDRNESAVFVAIRNRLHVLGPDLKSVQSLATGPAGDPGCQTCAACGSGPHGPPGDTDTKVLVLEPALPALVSCGSSLQGRCFLHDLEPQGTAVHLAAPACLFSAHHNRPDDCPDCVASPLGTRVTVVEQGQASYFYVASSLDAAVAASFSPRSVSIRRLKADASGFAPGFVALSVLPKHLVSYSIEYVHSFHTGAFVYFLTVQPASVTDAPSALHTRLARLSATEPELGDYRELVLDCRFAPKRRRRGAPEGGQPYPVLRVAHSAPVGAQLATELSIAEGQEVLFGVFVAGKDGGPGVGPNSVVCAFPIDLLDTLIDEGVERCCESPVHPGLRRGLDFFQSPSFCPNPPGLEALSPNTSCRHFPLLVSSSFSRVDLFNGLLGPVQVTALYVTRLDNVTVAHMGTMDGRILQVELARSLNYLLYVSNFSLGDSGQPVQRDVSRLGDHLLFASGDQVFQVPIRGPGCRHFLTCGRCLRAQRFMGCGWCGNMCGQQKECPGSWQQDHCPPKLTEFHPHSGPLRGSTRLTLCGSNFYLHPSGLVPEGTHQVTVGQSPCWPLPKDSSKLRPVPRKDFVEEFECELEPLGTQAVGPTNVSLTVTNMPPGKHFRVDGTSVLRGFSFMEPVLIAVQPLFGPRAGGTCLTLEGQSLSVGTSRAVLVNGTECLLAQVSEGQLLCATPPGATVASVPLSLQVGGAQVPGSWTFHYREDPVVLSISPNCGYINSHITICGQHLTSAWHLVLSFHDGLRAVESRQCERQLPEQQLCRLPEYVVRDPQGWVAGNLSARGDGAAGFTLPGFRFLPPPHPPSANLVPLKPEEHAIKFEYIGLGAVADCVGINVTVGGESCQHEFRGDMVVCPLPPSLQLGQDGAPLQVCVDGECHILGRVVRPGPDGVPQSTLLSILLPLLLLVAALATALVFSYWWRRQQLVLPPNLNDLASLDQTAGATPLPILYSGSDYRSGLAFPATDGLDSTTCVHGASFSDSEDESCVPLLRKESIQLRDLDSALLAEVKDVLIPHERVVTHSDRVIGKGSHSVNQAGVQWHNHGSLQPRPPQSQATLELSTTENT; translated from the exons ATGGAGCTCCTCCCGCCACTGCCTCAGTCCttcctgttgctgctgctgttgcctgCCGAGCCTGCGGCGGGCGAGGACTGGCAGTGCCCGCGCACACCCTACGCGGCCTCTCGCGACTTTGACGTGAAGTACGTGGTGCCCAGCTTCTCCGCCGGAGGCCTGGTACAGGCCATGGTGACCTACGAGGGCGACAGAAATGAGAGTGCTGTGTTTGTAGCCATACGCAATCGCCTGCATGTGCTTGGGCCTGACCTGAAGTCTGTCCAGAGCCTGGCCACGGGTCCTGCTGGGGACCCTGGCTGCCAGACGTGTGCAGCCTGTGGCTCAGGCCCCCACGGCCCTCCCGGTGACACAGACACAAAGGTGCTGGTGCTAGAGCCCGCGCTGCCTGCGCTGGTCAGTTGTGGCTCCAGCCTGCAGGGCCGCTGCTTCCTGCATGACCTAGAGCCCCAAGGGACAGCCGTGCATCTGGCAGCACCAGCCTGCCTCTTCTCAGCCCACCATAACCGGCCCGATGACTGCCCTGACTGTGTGGCCAGCCCATTGGGCACCCGTGTGACTGTGGTTGAGCAAGGCCAGGCCTCCTATTTCTACGTGGCATCCTCACTGGACGCAGCCGTGGCTGCCAGCTTCAGCCCACGCTCAGTGTCTATCAGGCGTCTCAAGGCTGACGCCTCGGGATTCGCACCGGGCTTTGTGGCGTTGTCAGTGCTGCCCAAGCATCTTGTCTCCTACAGTATTGAATACGTGCACAGCTTCCACACGGGAGCCTTCGTATACTTCCTGACTGTACAGCCGGCCAGCGTGACAGATGCTCCTAGTGCCCTGCACACACGCCTGGCACGGCTTAGCGCCACTGAGCCAGAGTTGGGTGACTATCGGGAGCTGGTCCTCGACTGCAGATTTGCTCCAAAACGCAGGCGCCGGGGGGCCCCAGAGGGCGGACAGCCCTACCCTGTGCTGCGGGTGGCCCACTCCGCTCCAGTGGGTGCCCAGCTTGCCACTGAGCTGAGCATCGCTGAGGGTCAGGAAGTgctatttggggtctttgtgGCTGGCAAGGATGGTGGTCCTGGCGTGGGCCCCAACTCTGTCGTCTGTGCCTTCCCCATTGACCTGCTGGACACACTAATTGATGAGGGTGTGGAACGCTGTTGTGAATCCCCAGTCCATCCAGGCCTCCGGCGAGGCCTCGACTTCTTCCAGTCGCCGAGTTTTTGCCCCAACCCG CCTGGCCTGGAGGCCCTCAGCCCCAACACCAGCTGCCGCCACTTCCCTCTGCTGGTCAGTAGCAGCTTCTCACGTGTGGACCTATTCAATGGGCTGTTGGGACCAGTACAGGTCACTGCATTGTATGTGACACGCCTTGACAACGTCACAGTGGCGCACATGGGCACGATGGATGGGCGTATCCTGCAG GTGGAGCTGGCCAGGTCACTCAACTACTTGCTGTATGTGTCCAACTTCTCACTGGGTGACAGTGGGCAGCCCGTGCAGCGGGATGTCAGTCGTCTCGGGGACCACCTACTCTTCGCCTCTGGGGACCAG GTTTTCCAGGTACCTATCCGAGGCCCTGGCTGCCGCCACTTCCTCACCTGTGGGCGTTGCCTAAGGGCACAGCGTTTCATGGGCTGTGGCTGGTGTGGGAACATGTGTGGCCAGCAGAAGGAGTGTCCTGGCTCCTGGCAACAGGACCACTGCCCACCTAAGCTTACTGAG TTCCACCCCCACAGTGGACCTCTAAGGGGCAGTACAAGGCTGACCCTGTGTGGCTCCAACTTCTACCTGCACCCTTCTGGTCTGGTGCCTGAGGGAACCCATCAGGTCACTGTGGGCCAAAGTCCCTGCTGGCCACTGCCCAAGGACAGCTCAAAACTCAG ACCAGTGCCCCGGAAAGACTTTGTAGAGGAGTTTGAGTGTGAACTGGAGCCCTTGGGCACCCAGGCAGTGGGGCCTACCAACGTCAGCCTCACCGTGACTAACATGCCACCGGGCAAGCACTTCCGGGTAGACGGCACCTCCGTGCTGAGAGGCTTCTCTTTCATG GAGCCAGTGCTGATAGCAGTGCAACCCCTCTTTGGCCCACGGGCAGGAGGCACCTGTCTCACTCTTGAAGGCCAGAGTCTGTCTGTAGGCACCAGCCGGGCTGTGCTGGTCAATGGGACTGAGTGTCTGCTAGCACA GGTCAGTGAGGGGCAGCTTTTATGTGCCACACCCCCTGGGGCCACAGTGGCCAGTGTCCCCCTTAGCCTGCAGGTGGGGGGTGCCCAGGTACCTGGTTCCTGGACCTTCCACTACAGAGAAGACCCTGTCGTGCTAAGCATCAGCCCCAACTGTGGCTACAT CAACTCCCACATCACCATCTGTGGCCAGCATCTAACTTCAGCATGGCACTTAGTGCTGTCATTCCATGATGGGCTTAGGGCAGTGGAAAGCAGG CAGTGTGAGAGGCAGCTTCCAGAGCAGCAGCTGTGCCGCCTTCCTGAATATGTGGTCCGAGACCCCCAGGGATGGGTGGCAGGGAATCTGAGTGCCCGGGGGGATGGAGCTGCTGGCTTTACACTGCCTGGCTTTCGCTtcctacccccaccccatccaCCCAGTGCCAACCTAGTTCCACTGAAGCCTGAGGAGCATGCCATTAAGTTCGAG TATAttgggctgggcgctgtggctgaCTGCGTGGGTATCAACGTGACCGTGGGTGGTGAGAGCTGCCAGCACGAGTTCCGGGGGGACATGGTTGtctgccccctgcccccatccctgcAGCTTGGCCAGGATGGTGCCCCATTGCAG GTCTGCGTGGATGGTGAATGTCATATCCTGGGTAGAGTGGTGCGGCCAGGGCCAGACGGGGTCCCACAGAGCACACTCCTTAGTATCCTGCTGCCTTTGCTGCTGCTTGTGGCCGCACTGGCGACTGCACTGGTCTTCAGCTACTGGTGGAGGAGGCAGCAGCTAG TTCTTCCTCCCAACCTGAATGACCTGGCATCCCTGGACCAGACTGCTGGAGCCACACCCCTGCCTATTCTGTACTCAGGCTCTGACTACAGAAGTGGCCTTG CATTCCCTGCCACTGATGGTCTGGATTCCACCACTTGTGTCCATGGAGCATCCTTCTCTGATAGTGAAGATGAATCCTGTGTCCCACTGCTGCGGAAAGAGTCCATCCAGCTAAGGGACCTGGACTCTGCGCTCTTGGCTGAGGTCAAGGATGTGCTGATTCCCCATGAGCGGGTGGTCACCCACAGTGACCGAGTCATTGGCAAAG ggtctcactctgttaaccaggctggagtgcaatggcacaatcatggctcactgcagccccgacctccccagtctcag GCCACTTTGGAGTTGTCTACCACGGAGAATACATAG
- the MST1R gene encoding macrophage-stimulating protein receptor isoform X5, whose protein sequence is MELLPPLPQSFLLLLLLPAEPAAGEDWQCPRTPYAASRDFDVKYVVPSFSAGGLVQAMVTYEGDRNESAVFVAIRNRLHVLGPDLKSVQSLATGPAGDPGCQTCAACGSGPHGPPGDTDTKVLVLEPALPALVSCGSSLQGRCFLHDLEPQGTAVHLAAPACLFSAHHNRPDDCPDCVASPLGTRVTVVEQGQASYFYVASSLDAAVAASFSPRSVSIRRLKADASGFAPGFVALSVLPKHLVSYSIEYVHSFHTGAFVYFLTVQPASVTDAPSALHTRLARLSATEPELGDYRELVLDCRFAPKRRRRGAPEGGQPYPVLRVAHSAPVGAQLATELSIAEGQEVLFGVFVAGKDGGPGVGPNSVVCAFPIDLLDTLIDEGVERCCESPVHPGLRRGLDFFQSPSFCPNPPGLEALSPNTSCRHFPLLVSSSFSRVDLFNGLLGPVQVTALYVTRLDNVTVAHMGTMDGRILQVELARSLNYLLYVSNFSLGDSGQPVQRDVSRLGDHLLFASGDQVFQVPIRGPGCRHFLTCGRCLRAQRFMGCGWCGNMCGQQKECPGSWQQDHCPPKLTEFHPHSGPLRGSTRLTLCGSNFYLHPSGLVPEGTHQVTVGQSPCWPLPKDSSKLRPVPRKDFVEEFECELEPLGTQAVGPTNVSLTVTNMPPGKHFRVDGTSVLRGFSFMEPVLIAVQPLFGPRAGGTCLTLEGQSLSVGTSRAVLVNGTECLLAQVSEGQLLCATPPGATVASVPLSLQVGGAQVPGSWTFHYREDPVVLSISPNCGYINSHITICGQHLTSAWHLVLSFHDGLRAVESRQCERQLPEQQLCRLPEYVVRDPQGWVAGNLSARGDGAAGFTLPGFRFLPPPHPPSANLVPLKPEEHAIKFEYIGLGAVADCVGINVTVGGESCQHEFRGDMVVCPLPPSLQLGQDGAPLQVCVDGECHILGRVVRPGPDGVPQSTLLSILLPLLLLVAALATALVFSYWWRRQQLVLPPNLNDLASLDQTAGATPLPILYSGSDYRSGLAFPATDGLDSTTCVHGASFSDSEDESCVPLLRKESIQLRDLDSALLAEVKDVLIPHERVVTHSDRVIGKGHFGVVYHGEYIDQAQNRIQCAIKSLSRITEMQQVEAFLREGLLMRGLNHPNVLALIGIMLPPEGLPHVLLPYMCHGDLLQFIRSPQRNPTVKDLISFGLQVAHGMEYLAEQKFVHRDLAARNCMLDKSFTVKVADFGLARDILDKEYYSVRQHRHARLPVKWMALESLQTYRFTTKSDVVPSDAAMLGGGPSSATHLRSTSWGSGADSVCTAWGPLCAAASNLHELGPQHLT, encoded by the exons ATGGAGCTCCTCCCGCCACTGCCTCAGTCCttcctgttgctgctgctgttgcctgCCGAGCCTGCGGCGGGCGAGGACTGGCAGTGCCCGCGCACACCCTACGCGGCCTCTCGCGACTTTGACGTGAAGTACGTGGTGCCCAGCTTCTCCGCCGGAGGCCTGGTACAGGCCATGGTGACCTACGAGGGCGACAGAAATGAGAGTGCTGTGTTTGTAGCCATACGCAATCGCCTGCATGTGCTTGGGCCTGACCTGAAGTCTGTCCAGAGCCTGGCCACGGGTCCTGCTGGGGACCCTGGCTGCCAGACGTGTGCAGCCTGTGGCTCAGGCCCCCACGGCCCTCCCGGTGACACAGACACAAAGGTGCTGGTGCTAGAGCCCGCGCTGCCTGCGCTGGTCAGTTGTGGCTCCAGCCTGCAGGGCCGCTGCTTCCTGCATGACCTAGAGCCCCAAGGGACAGCCGTGCATCTGGCAGCACCAGCCTGCCTCTTCTCAGCCCACCATAACCGGCCCGATGACTGCCCTGACTGTGTGGCCAGCCCATTGGGCACCCGTGTGACTGTGGTTGAGCAAGGCCAGGCCTCCTATTTCTACGTGGCATCCTCACTGGACGCAGCCGTGGCTGCCAGCTTCAGCCCACGCTCAGTGTCTATCAGGCGTCTCAAGGCTGACGCCTCGGGATTCGCACCGGGCTTTGTGGCGTTGTCAGTGCTGCCCAAGCATCTTGTCTCCTACAGTATTGAATACGTGCACAGCTTCCACACGGGAGCCTTCGTATACTTCCTGACTGTACAGCCGGCCAGCGTGACAGATGCTCCTAGTGCCCTGCACACACGCCTGGCACGGCTTAGCGCCACTGAGCCAGAGTTGGGTGACTATCGGGAGCTGGTCCTCGACTGCAGATTTGCTCCAAAACGCAGGCGCCGGGGGGCCCCAGAGGGCGGACAGCCCTACCCTGTGCTGCGGGTGGCCCACTCCGCTCCAGTGGGTGCCCAGCTTGCCACTGAGCTGAGCATCGCTGAGGGTCAGGAAGTgctatttggggtctttgtgGCTGGCAAGGATGGTGGTCCTGGCGTGGGCCCCAACTCTGTCGTCTGTGCCTTCCCCATTGACCTGCTGGACACACTAATTGATGAGGGTGTGGAACGCTGTTGTGAATCCCCAGTCCATCCAGGCCTCCGGCGAGGCCTCGACTTCTTCCAGTCGCCGAGTTTTTGCCCCAACCCG CCTGGCCTGGAGGCCCTCAGCCCCAACACCAGCTGCCGCCACTTCCCTCTGCTGGTCAGTAGCAGCTTCTCACGTGTGGACCTATTCAATGGGCTGTTGGGACCAGTACAGGTCACTGCATTGTATGTGACACGCCTTGACAACGTCACAGTGGCGCACATGGGCACGATGGATGGGCGTATCCTGCAG GTGGAGCTGGCCAGGTCACTCAACTACTTGCTGTATGTGTCCAACTTCTCACTGGGTGACAGTGGGCAGCCCGTGCAGCGGGATGTCAGTCGTCTCGGGGACCACCTACTCTTCGCCTCTGGGGACCAG GTTTTCCAGGTACCTATCCGAGGCCCTGGCTGCCGCCACTTCCTCACCTGTGGGCGTTGCCTAAGGGCACAGCGTTTCATGGGCTGTGGCTGGTGTGGGAACATGTGTGGCCAGCAGAAGGAGTGTCCTGGCTCCTGGCAACAGGACCACTGCCCACCTAAGCTTACTGAG TTCCACCCCCACAGTGGACCTCTAAGGGGCAGTACAAGGCTGACCCTGTGTGGCTCCAACTTCTACCTGCACCCTTCTGGTCTGGTGCCTGAGGGAACCCATCAGGTCACTGTGGGCCAAAGTCCCTGCTGGCCACTGCCCAAGGACAGCTCAAAACTCAG ACCAGTGCCCCGGAAAGACTTTGTAGAGGAGTTTGAGTGTGAACTGGAGCCCTTGGGCACCCAGGCAGTGGGGCCTACCAACGTCAGCCTCACCGTGACTAACATGCCACCGGGCAAGCACTTCCGGGTAGACGGCACCTCCGTGCTGAGAGGCTTCTCTTTCATG GAGCCAGTGCTGATAGCAGTGCAACCCCTCTTTGGCCCACGGGCAGGAGGCACCTGTCTCACTCTTGAAGGCCAGAGTCTGTCTGTAGGCACCAGCCGGGCTGTGCTGGTCAATGGGACTGAGTGTCTGCTAGCACA GGTCAGTGAGGGGCAGCTTTTATGTGCCACACCCCCTGGGGCCACAGTGGCCAGTGTCCCCCTTAGCCTGCAGGTGGGGGGTGCCCAGGTACCTGGTTCCTGGACCTTCCACTACAGAGAAGACCCTGTCGTGCTAAGCATCAGCCCCAACTGTGGCTACAT CAACTCCCACATCACCATCTGTGGCCAGCATCTAACTTCAGCATGGCACTTAGTGCTGTCATTCCATGATGGGCTTAGGGCAGTGGAAAGCAGG CAGTGTGAGAGGCAGCTTCCAGAGCAGCAGCTGTGCCGCCTTCCTGAATATGTGGTCCGAGACCCCCAGGGATGGGTGGCAGGGAATCTGAGTGCCCGGGGGGATGGAGCTGCTGGCTTTACACTGCCTGGCTTTCGCTtcctacccccaccccatccaCCCAGTGCCAACCTAGTTCCACTGAAGCCTGAGGAGCATGCCATTAAGTTCGAG TATAttgggctgggcgctgtggctgaCTGCGTGGGTATCAACGTGACCGTGGGTGGTGAGAGCTGCCAGCACGAGTTCCGGGGGGACATGGTTGtctgccccctgcccccatccctgcAGCTTGGCCAGGATGGTGCCCCATTGCAG GTCTGCGTGGATGGTGAATGTCATATCCTGGGTAGAGTGGTGCGGCCAGGGCCAGACGGGGTCCCACAGAGCACACTCCTTAGTATCCTGCTGCCTTTGCTGCTGCTTGTGGCCGCACTGGCGACTGCACTGGTCTTCAGCTACTGGTGGAGGAGGCAGCAGCTAG TTCTTCCTCCCAACCTGAATGACCTGGCATCCCTGGACCAGACTGCTGGAGCCACACCCCTGCCTATTCTGTACTCAGGCTCTGACTACAGAAGTGGCCTTG CATTCCCTGCCACTGATGGTCTGGATTCCACCACTTGTGTCCATGGAGCATCCTTCTCTGATAGTGAAGATGAATCCTGTGTCCCACTGCTGCGGAAAGAGTCCATCCAGCTAAGGGACCTGGACTCTGCGCTCTTGGCTGAGGTCAAGGATGTGCTGATTCCCCATGAGCGGGTGGTCACCCACAGTGACCGAGTCATTGGCAAAG GCCACTTTGGAGTTGTCTACCACGGAGAATACATAGACCAGGCCCAGAATCGAATCCAATGTGCCATCAAGTCACTAAGTC GCATCACAGAGATGCAGCAGGTGGAGGCCTTCCTGCGAGAGGGGCTGCTCATGCGTGGCCTGAACCACCCGAATGTGCTGGCTCTCATTGGTATCATGTTGCCACCTGAGGGCCTGCCCCATGTGCTGCTGCCCTATATGTGCCACGGTGACCTGCTCCAGTTCATCCGCTCACCTCAGCGG AACCCCACCGTGAAGGACCTCATCAGCTTTGGCCTGCAGGTAGCCCACGGCATGGAGTACCTGGCAGAGCAGAAGTTTGTGCACAGGGACCTGGCTGCGCGGAACTGCAT GCTGGACAAGTCATTCACAGTCAAGGTGGCTGACTTTGGTTTGGCCCGTGACATCCTGGACAAGGAGTACTATAGTGTTCGACAGCATCGCCACGCTCGCCTACCTGTGAAGTGGATGGCGCTGGAGAGCCTGCAGACCTATAGATTTACCACCAAGTCTGATGTG GTACCAAGTGATGCAGCAATGCTGGGAGGCGGACCCAGCAGTGCGACCCACCTTCGGAGTACTAGTTGGGGAAGTGGAGCAGATAGTGTCTGCACTGCTTGGGGACCATTATGTGCAGCTGCCAGCAACCTACATGAACTTGGGCCCCAGCACCTCACATGA